In Deltaproteobacteria bacterium, one DNA window encodes the following:
- the rpsQ gene encoding 30S ribosomal protein S17, protein MENLSKKMELVGEVVSNKMQKTISVSVSRVVKHVKYGKYLKKSTVFKAHDEKNDSKIGDKVLIRESRPLSRTKRWELVKILK, encoded by the coding sequence ATGGAAAATTTGTCAAAAAAAATGGAACTTGTTGGTGAGGTTGTAAGTAATAAAATGCAAAAAACTATTTCTGTTTCCGTGTCAAGAGTGGTAAAGCATGTTAAGTATGGAAAATATTTGAAGAAGAGCACAGTTTTTAAAGCTCATGATGAAAAAAATGATTCTAAAATTGGAGATAAAGTCTTGATTAGAGAATCAAGACCTCTAAGCAGAACAAAAAGATGGGAATTGGTAAAAATTTTAAAATAG